In Macaca nemestrina isolate mMacNem1 chromosome 9, mMacNem.hap1, whole genome shotgun sequence, a single genomic region encodes these proteins:
- the LOC105486603 gene encoding heterogeneous nuclear ribonucleoprotein F — protein sequence MMLGPEGGEGFVVKLRGLPWSCSVEDVQNFLSDCTIHDGAAGVHFIYTREGRQSGEAFVELGSEDDVKMALKKDRESMGHRYIEVFKSHRTEMDWVLKHSGPNSADSANDGFVRLRGLPFGCTKEEIVQFFSGLEIVPNGITLPVDPEGKITGEAFVQFASQELAEKALGKHKERIGHRYIEVFKSSQEEVRSYSDPPLKFMSVQRPGPYDRPGTARRYIGIVKQAGLERMRPGAYSTGYGGYEEYSGLSDGYGFTTDLFGRDLSYCLSGMYDHRYGDSEFTVQSTTGHCVHMRGLPYKATENDIYNFFSPLNPVRVHIEIGPDGRVTGEADVEFATHEEAVAAMSKDRANMQHRYIELFLNSTTGASNGAYSSQVMQGMGVSAAQATYSGLESQSVSGCYGAGYSGQNSMGGYD from the coding sequence ATGATGCTGGGCCCTGAGGGAGGTGAAGGCTTTGTGGTCAAGCTCCGtggcctgccctggtcctgctcTGTTGAGGACGTGCAGAACTTCCTCTCTGACTGCACGATTCATGATGGGGCCGCAGGTGTCCATTTCATCTATACTAGAGAGGGCAGGCAGAGTGGTGAGGCTTTTGTTGAACTTGGATCAGAAGATGATGTAAAAATGGCCCTGAAAAAAGACAGGGAAAGCATGGGACACCGGTACATTGAGGTGTTCAAGTCCCACAGAACCGAGATGGATTGGGTGTTGAAGCACAGCGGTCCCAACAGTGCCGACAGCGCCAACGATGGCTTCGTGCGGCTTCGAGGACTCCCATTTGGATGCACAAAGGAAGAAATTGTTCAGTTCTTCTCAGGGTTGGAAATCGTGCCAAACGGGATCACATTGCCTGTGGACCCCGAAGGCAAGATTACAGGGGAAGCGTTCGTGCAGTTTGCCTCGCAGGAGTTAGCTGAGAAGGCTCTAGGGAAGCACAAGGAGAGGATAGGGCACAGGTACATCGAGGTGTTTAAGAGCAGCCAGGAGGAAGTTAGGTCATACTCAGATCCCCCTCTGAAGTTCATGTCCGTGCAGCGGCCAGGGCCCTATGACCGGCCCGGGACTGCCAGGAGGTATATTGGCATCGTGAAGCAGGCAGGCCTGGAGAGGATGAGGCCCGGTGCCTACAGCACAGGCTACGGGGGCTACGAGGAGTACAGTGGCCTCAGTGATGGCTACGGCTTCACCACCGACCTGTTCGGGAGAGATCTCAGCTACTGTCTCTCCGGAATGTATGACCACAGATATGGCGACAGTGAGTTCACAGTGCAGAGCACCACAGGCCACTGTGTCCACATGAGGGGTCTGCCATACAAAGCGACCGAGAACGACATTTACAACTTCTTCTCTCCTCTCAACCCTGTGAGAGTCCATATTGAGATCGGCCCAGATGGAAGAGTGACGGGTGAAGCAGATGTTGAGTTTGCTACTCATGAAGAAGCTGTGGCAGCTATGTCCAAAGACAGGGCCAATATGCAGCACAGATACATAGAACTCTTCTTGAATTCAACAACAGGGGCCAGCAATGGGGCATATAGCAGCCAGGTGATGCAAGGCATGGGGGTGTCTGCTGCCCAGGCCACTTACAGTGGCCTGGAGAGCCAGTCAGTGAGTGGCTGTTACGGGGCCGGCTATAGTGGGCAGAACAGCATGGGTGGCTATGACTAG